The Microbacterium phyllosphaerae region GCGTCAGCAGAGCGGATGCGGTCGCGTGCGCGATCCGCGTCTCCTCCGCAGGGTCGTGGGTGCCGACGATGTTGTCGAAGGAGCTGGTGGGTCGCCGCACCGGACGGGAGAACTGCTCAGGCATCAGTCCAGGGTACGCGCGATCCGCCGTGTCAGGCGGTCGGGATCACGACGACGGGGTCGGTGGTCGGAGATCCCGAGGGTGATCCTCCGGCCTGCTCCACCGTCACGGCGATCACATCGCCCGCGTGCATGTCGCCGGCGAGCGCGGCTGTTGCTTCTCCGCCATCGGCGGCGAACACGCCGGCTGACACCGGAGTGTCTCCGCGGACGTACCAGAGCTCGTATGTCTCACCCTCGGGCAACGCAGGGATGCCGTCCGTCACCAGGACGGACTTGCCCAGCGACGCCGACCAGTGCGCGGTCGCCGTACCACCGCTCTCGAGCGTGACGGAGGCCTGCTGAGCGTCATCGGCCGACTGGATGTCCTGCAGGGCGATCACGCTCGCCGGACGATTCAGGTAGGTGTTGATCGCGACCGTTCCGGCCCCCACTCCGACGAGCAGAGCGAGGCACGCGGCGAGCGCGAAGAGGATGCGAAGACGACGGACCGGAGCCTTGGGAGTCGATTCCGCACCGAGCGGCTTCTGGTCGGCATCCGGGAGTCCTTCGGGGACGGTGTCCGGTGCGGAGACCGTCTGGATCACATCGCCGTTCTGTGGAGTGATCGCGATGCGGGCGAGGAGCGCCGCACGGATGTCGGGCGACGGTACGACCGGGGCCGCCCCACCCGAGAGGAGTCCCGCAGTGTCGGCATCCTCATCGGCGATCCGCTGCCACTCAGGGTGCGCGGCGAGTGCGGAGTGATACCGCTGCTGGTCGTCGGGCGACAACGCGTCGAGCGCTGCTCCTGCCGCGAGTTCCGCGAATTCCTGCTCGTTCATGCCGTCACCCCCATAGCTGTCCTCAGGCGCGAGAGCCCATCTCGCATCCGTGTCTTGATCGTCCCCAGCGGTGCTCCCACGAGCGCCGCGACTTCATTTTGACTGTATCCGCCGTAGTAGGCCAGTACGAGGGCTTCGCGCTGTGCCTCGGGAAGACCTGAGAGCGCGTGAACCACCTTCTCGCTCTCGATGCCCAGTTCCACCGTTTCCGCGACACTGTCGTGCGCGACCCCGATATCCCTGAACCCGGCCCGTACGTCTCTGTCCGCGCTGGACTGGGACGCCCGTACCCGGTCGACCGCACGACGGTGCGCGATCGTCATCACCCAGGTTCTTCCCTGCCCCTTGTTCGGAGCGAACTTCGTAGCGGATTGCCAGATCTCCAGAAAAACTTCCTGAAGCACCTCTTCGCTCTGCGAGCGGTTGACGAGGACACGGAGAATGAGCCCGAACACTCTCGACGAGAGCGAGTCGTAGAGCTCGGCGAACGCGCGCTGATCTCCGTCGCCGATGCGGAAGAGCAGGTCAGCGACAGCATCCCTCGGCGTACCGTCTTCGGGTACGTCCATCCCATCGATGACCATCTCAACCAGCATGCCGCATACCCGCGCTTTCCCCTGCAACCGCCACCTGAAAGTGACGGAAAAGTTGTGGAGGAGAAGGCCGGCGCCGACATCGTCCGCGTCGCCCTCGTGTCCTCTTAAGTGCTTCTCGTTGAAAGCTGTTCGCGACAGACCCCCGAAACGGATTGGATCGGGGCGGTCTGAGATTTCTTTCGAGAATTTCCCATCCGATCTCGGAGGGGCTCCGAACAGCTGTCAACGCCACGGAGAGGCCGTGGCAAAGTTCTGAAGGAGCTCGAGATGTTCAGCACCAAGAAGAAGGTCACCGCAGCCATCACCCTCGGCCTTGCGAGCGCATTCCTGCTCTCCGCATGTTCCATGGGCGGAACCACCGACGAGCCGTCGGAG contains the following coding sequences:
- the sigK gene encoding ECF RNA polymerase sigma factor SigK, with protein sequence MLVEMVIDGMDVPEDGTPRDAVADLLFRIGDGDQRAFAELYDSLSSRVFGLILRVLVNRSQSEEVLQEVFLEIWQSATKFAPNKGQGRTWVMTIAHRRAVDRVRASQSSADRDVRAGFRDIGVAHDSVAETVELGIESEKVVHALSGLPEAQREALVLAYYGGYSQNEVAALVGAPLGTIKTRMRDGLSRLRTAMGVTA
- a CDS encoding anti-sigma factor, translating into MNEQEFAELAAGAALDALSPDDQQRYHSALAAHPEWQRIADEDADTAGLLSGGAAPVVPSPDIRAALLARIAITPQNGDVIQTVSAPDTVPEGLPDADQKPLGAESTPKAPVRRLRILFALAACLALLVGVGAGTVAINTYLNRPASVIALQDIQSADDAQQASVTLESGGTATAHWSASLGKSVLVTDGIPALPEGETYELWYVRGDTPVSAGVFAADGGEATAALAGDMHAGDVIAVTVEQAGGSPSGSPTTDPVVVIPTA